A section of the Humulus lupulus chromosome 2, drHumLupu1.1, whole genome shotgun sequence genome encodes:
- the LOC133814247 gene encoding uncharacterized protein LOC133814247, protein MAMKTAVMMIASTSNEVLKSHDSSNNRGRKVRQVGEDNLWSTPLLLNQGDKGSTSASTAQLLTSSSSINSWEIKEGQIFENKQELKMKLNLYTLKKNFEFKVKKFAKNIWCTVCVDDKCKWRLRATKLVNSNMFEVRKFFGEHTCSLDVRHKDHRQASPWLIGHVIRRKFEGDYVNYKPMSIVKDMSLSYGVHMSYAKAWRCREHALAYIRGTPESSFQKLPSFLYMMEQKNPETVTHLQMDNEGRFKYCFMSLGVSIMRFKTYIRPVICVDGTFLTTKCGGTLLCAMSQDANKQIYPIAFSVVDSENNDSWLYFLLRLKEAIGEVENLVFVSDRHTSKASALTKIFPQAHHGACIHHVSMNICAKFKTDHCHEEFFLATKAYRKQEFLCYFEKIKFKDLAIAQYLENQVGFEKWARSFFPGH, encoded by the exons ATGGCAATGAAGACAGCTGTGATGATGATAGCA TCAACCTCCAATGAAGTATTGAAGAGCCATGATTCCTCAAACAATAGAGGTCGTAAAGTAAGACAAGTTGGTGAAGATAATCTATGGAGTACTCCACTTTTGTTGAATCAAGGGGATAAAGGCTCTACTTCAGCCTCAACGGCTCAATTACTGACATCTTCTTCGAGTATCAATTCGTGGGAAATAAAAGAGGGTCAAATATTTGAGAACAAGCAAGAGTTGAAGATGAAACTCAATCTTTATACATTAAAGAAAAACTTTGAGTTTAAAGTAAAGAAGTTTGCAAAAAATATATGGTGCACAGTATGTGTTGATGATAAATGCAAATGGAGGTTGAGGGCTACTAAATTGGTTAATTCCAATATGTTCGAGGTTCGTAAATTTTTCGGTGAACACACATGCTCATTGGATGTTCGACATAAAGATCACCGTCAAGCATCCCCATGGCTTATTGGACATGTCATAAGGAGAAAATTTGAGGGTGATTATGTTAATTACAAGCCAATGTCAATTGTTAAAGATATGAGTTTATCATATGGAGTTCATATGAGCTATGCTAAAGCTTGGAGGTGTCGAGAGCATGCATTGGCTTACATAAGAGGTACACCAGAATCATCATTTCAGAAACTTCCCTCATTTCTATACATGATGGAGCAAAAAAATCCTGAAACTGTGACTCATTTGCAGATGGACAATGAAGGTAGGTTCAAATATTGCTTCATGTCCTTAGGTGTTTCTATAATGAGGTTTAAAACATATATTCGCCCAGTTATATGTGTAGATGGAACCTTCTTGACTACTAAGTGTGGAGGTACTTTGTTATGTGCCATGAGCCAAGATGCTAACAAGCAAATATATCCAATTGCATTTTCAGTAGTTGACTCAGAGAATAATGACTCATGGTTGTATTTTCTACTGAGGTTGAAGGAAGCGATTGGTGAAGTAGAGAATCTAGTATTCGTGTCTGATAGACATACTAGTAAAGCAAGTGCCTTGACTAAAATTTTTCCTCAGGCACACCACGGTGCTTGTATACATCATGTTAGCATGAATATCTGTGCGAAGTTCAAAACTGACCATTGCCATGAAGAATTCTTCCTTGCAACGAAAGCTTATAGAAAGCAAGAGTTTTTATGCTATTTTGAGAAGATTAAATTCAAAGATCTTGCAATTGCTCAATACTTAGAGAATCAAGTGGGTTTTGAAAAGTGGGCTCGTTCTTTCTTTCCTGGTCATTGA
- the LOC133817805 gene encoding uncharacterized protein LOC133817805: MEKKRIDDYEPGPVPSPRALDRFGFVKQEHNNSSDALTKSRSASEQERDERRVRKWRKMIGVGGSDWKHYVRRKPHVVKRRIRKGIPDCLRGLVWQLISGSRDLLLMNPGVYEQLVIYETSASELDIIRDISRTFPSHVFFQQRHGPGQRSLYNVLKAYSVYDRDVGYVQGMGFLAGLLLLYMSEEDAFWLLVALLKGAVHAPMEGLYLVGLPLVQQYLFQFDQLVKEFLPKLGEHFTQEMINPSMYASQWFITVFSYSFPFHLALRIWDVFLSEGVKIVFKVGLALLKYCHDDLVKLPFEKLIQALRNFPENAMDPDTLLPMAYSIKVSKRLEELKLEYEKNNGKLVRPAEFGRK; the protein is encoded by the exons ATGGAGAAGAAACGAATAGATGATTACGAGCCAGGTCCGGTTCCATCTCCAAGGGCATTGGACAGATTTGGGTTTGTGAAACAGGAACACAATAACTCATCTGATGCTTTGACAAAGAGTAGATCAGCCAGTGAACAGGAAAG GGATGAAAGGAGGGTTAGAAAATGGAGAAAGATGATTGGGGTAGGAGGCAGTGATTGGAAGCATTATGTCAGAAGAAAACCTCATGTTGTTAAAAGGCGTATAAGAAAAGGGATTCCTGATTGTTTAAGGGGTCTTGTTTGGCAGTTGATCTCAGGAAGTCGCGACCTTTTGCTGATGAATCCAGGAGTATATGAG CAACTAGTGATATACGAGACCTCAGCTTCAGAACTGGATATAATTCGAGATATTTCTCGTACTTTTCCTTCACATGTTTTCTTCCAGCAGAGACATGGCCCTGGTCAAAGGTCCCTCTATAATGTTCTGAAGGCGTACTCTGTCTATGACAGAGATGTTGGATATGTTCAG GGAATGGGTTTCCTGGCTGGGTTGTTACTTCTTTATATGAGTGAAGAAGATGCATTTTGGTTGTTGGTTGCACTACTTAAAGGAGCTGTGCATGCTCCAATGGAAGGATTGTATCTG GTGGGGTTACCGCTGGTACAACAATACCTTTTTCAGTTTGACCAGTTGGTGAAGGAGTTTCTGCCAAAGCTTGGGGAGCATTTTACTCAAGAAATGATCAATCCTAGTATGTACGCTAGTCAATGGTTCATAACTGTTTTCTCTTATTCATTCCCGTTCCACTTGGCTTTACGAATTTGGGATGTATTTctctctgag GGTGTTAAGATTGTATTTAAAGTTGGTTTGGCCCTGTTAAAGTATTGCCATGATGATTTG GTAAAATTACCCTTTGAGAAACTCATACAAGCTTTGCGCAACTTCCCTGAGAATGCAATGGACCCTGATACATTATTACCTATGGCTTACTCAATCAAG gtATCCAAGCGTTTAGAGGAGTTGAAGCTGGAGTATGAGAAGAACAATGGTAAGCTCGTTCGACCTGCAGAATTTGGTCGGAAATAG
- the LOC133814246 gene encoding uncharacterized protein LOC133814246 produces the protein MLSWSAHKMLKDIEVVFKKKSDLMKATLNPRPEEKEFHDSIIQGPDELLMGRVLSFVDNDVKLEFEREEREEPPTKPDVADGHRHEQDQKEIPTPINTYHEKLLADVDTWKSNQQRIEEKLDVFTPINFFGTHWVLLEISLTSYLIKAYDSDITMVSNKEFENKMSRWRKMLPYLIQSSGLLSHRNDVQLQAEKVRFKFTRPGTE, from the exons ATGCTTAGCTGGTCAGCGCATAAAATGTTGAAAGATATTGAAgttgtatttaagaaaaaaagt GATCTTATGAAGGCCACGCTCAATCCAAGACCCGAAGAGAAAGAATTTCATGACTctattattcaaggaccagatgaACTACTCATGGGTCGTGTTCTTAGCTTTGTAGACAATGATGTGAAATTGGAGTTTGAAAGGGAAGAACGTGAGGAACCTCCCACAAAGCCCGATGTAGCAGATGGGCATCGTCACGAGCAAGACCAGAAAGAGATACCAACTCCAATTAACACCTACCATGAAAAGTTGTTAGCTGATGTTGACACTTGGAAAAGTAACCAACAAAGAATAGAGGAGAAGTTGGATGTGTTTACCCCGATTAATTTTTTTGGGACACATTGGGTGTTGTTAGAGATATCATTGACAAGCTATCTTATAAAAGCTTATGACTCTGATATCACTATGGTTTCCAACAAGGAGTTTGAGAATAAAATGAGCAGATGGAGAAAAATGCTACCATATCTAATTCAATCCAGTGGGTTGTTAAGCCATAGGAATGATGTCCAACTACAAGCAGAGAAAGTGCGTTTTAAGTTCACAAGACCTGGCACAGAATAA